The following are from one region of the Streptomyces fradiae genome:
- a CDS encoding acyl-CoA dehydrogenase, giving the protein MGHYKSNLRDIEFNLFEVLGRDKVYGSGPFEEMDVETAKSILDEIRRLAENELAESFADADRNPPVFDPETNTAPVPASFKNSYNAFMESEYWRLGIPEEIGGTVSPRSLIWAYAELLLGSNPAIWMYSSGPAFAGILFNEGNEAQKKVAKIAVDKRWGSTMVLTEPDAGSDVGAGRTKAIQQEDGSWHIEGVKRFITSGEHDMEENILHYVLARPEGAGPGTKGLSLFLVPKYEFDWETGELGARNGVYATNVEHKMGLKASNTCEMTFGDKHPAKGWLIGDKHDGIRQMFLIIEFARMMVGTKAISTLSTGYLNALEYAKERVQGTDLADFMDKTAPKVTITHHPDVRRSLMTQKAYAEGMRSLVLYTASVQDAIQVAEAAGEDAKALHGLNDLLLPIVKGYGSEKGYEQLAQSLQTFGGSGFLQEYPIEQYIRDSKIDTLYEGTTAIQGQDFFFRKIVRDQGASLNALAEEIKKFLAVGTGGEELAGARDALAKAAVDLEGIVGVMLTDLTATGEDVKNIYKVGLNTTRLLLASGDVVVGYLLLKGAAVAAEKLAAGASGKDVAFYQGKIAAAKFFAANVLPGVSAERVLAEAVDRGLMDLDEAAF; this is encoded by the coding sequence ATGGGGCACTACAAGTCGAATCTCCGCGACATCGAGTTCAACCTCTTCGAGGTGCTCGGCCGCGACAAGGTGTACGGCAGCGGTCCGTTCGAGGAGATGGACGTCGAGACCGCCAAGAGCATCCTGGACGAGATCCGCCGCCTCGCCGAGAACGAGCTGGCCGAGTCCTTCGCCGACGCCGACCGCAACCCGCCGGTCTTCGACCCGGAGACCAACACGGCCCCGGTCCCGGCCTCCTTCAAGAACTCGTACAACGCCTTCATGGAGTCCGAGTACTGGCGTCTGGGCATCCCGGAGGAGATCGGCGGCACCGTCTCCCCGCGCTCGCTCATCTGGGCCTACGCGGAGCTGCTGCTCGGCTCGAACCCGGCCATCTGGATGTACTCCTCCGGCCCGGCGTTCGCCGGCATCCTCTTCAACGAGGGCAACGAGGCGCAGAAGAAGGTCGCGAAGATCGCGGTCGACAAGCGCTGGGGCTCCACCATGGTGCTCACCGAGCCCGACGCGGGCTCGGACGTCGGCGCCGGCCGCACCAAGGCGATCCAGCAGGAGGACGGCTCCTGGCACATCGAGGGCGTGAAGCGCTTCATCACCTCCGGTGAGCACGACATGGAGGAGAACATCCTCCACTACGTCCTCGCCCGCCCCGAGGGTGCCGGCCCCGGCACCAAGGGCCTCTCCCTCTTCCTCGTCCCGAAGTACGAGTTCGACTGGGAGACCGGCGAGCTCGGCGCCCGCAACGGCGTCTACGCCACCAACGTCGAGCACAAGATGGGCCTCAAGGCCTCCAACACGTGCGAGATGACCTTCGGCGACAAGCACCCCGCCAAGGGCTGGCTGATCGGCGACAAGCACGACGGCATCCGCCAGATGTTCCTCATCATCGAGTTCGCCCGCATGATGGTCGGCACGAAGGCGATCTCCACCCTCTCCACGGGCTACCTCAACGCCCTGGAGTACGCCAAGGAGCGCGTCCAGGGCACCGACCTGGCCGACTTCATGGACAAGACCGCCCCCAAGGTCACCATCACGCACCACCCGGACGTCCGCCGCTCGCTGATGACGCAGAAGGCGTACGCCGAGGGCATGCGCTCCCTCGTCCTCTACACGGCCTCCGTGCAGGACGCGATCCAGGTCGCGGAGGCGGCCGGCGAGGACGCCAAGGCGCTGCACGGCCTGAACGACCTGCTGCTCCCGATCGTCAAGGGCTACGGCTCCGAGAAGGGTTACGAGCAGCTCGCGCAGTCGCTCCAGACCTTCGGCGGCTCCGGCTTCCTGCAGGAGTACCCGATCGAGCAGTACATCCGGGACTCCAAGATCGACACCCTCTACGAGGGCACCACCGCCATCCAGGGCCAGGACTTCTTCTTCCGGAAGATCGTCCGCGACCAGGGTGCCTCCCTGAACGCGCTGGCCGAGGAGATCAAGAAGTTCCTCGCGGTCGGCACCGGCGGCGAGGAGCTGGCCGGCGCCCGCGACGCGCTCGCCAAGGCGGCCGTCGACCTGGAGGGCATCGTCGGCGTCATGCTGACCGACCTCACCGCCACCGGCGAGGACGTCAAGAACATCTACAAGGTCGGGCTCAACACCACCCGCCTGCTGCTCGCCTCCGGCGACGTGGTCGTCGGCTACCTGCTCCTCAAGGGCGCGGCCGTGGCCGCCGAGAAGCTGGCCGCCGGCGCCTCCGGCAAGGACGTCGCGTTCTACCAGGGCAAGATCGCGGCCGCGAAGTTCTTCGCCGCCAACGTCCTGCCGGGCGTCTCCGCCGAGCGCGTGCTCGCCGAGGCCGTGGACCGCGGCCTGATGGACCTGGACGAGGCCGCGTTCTAA
- a CDS encoding NHL domain-containing thioredoxin family protein: MNDSPRARARVRAPELIGKGGWLNTGGDDLTLMDLRGKIVLLDFWTFCCINCLHVLDELRELEEKHRDTLVIVGVHSPKFVHEAEHQAVVDAVERYEVHHPVLDDPELATWKQYAVRAWPTLVVIDPEGYVVAQHAGEGHANAIRTLVEELEAEHEAKGTLRRGDGPYVPPEPVATDLRFPGKTVLLPSGNLLVSDTTRHQLVELAEDGETVVRRIGDDGEFREPQGLALLPDGTVVVADTVNHALKTFDPESGAIERIAGTGRQWWQGSPTSGPALDVDLSSPWDVAWWQGKVWIAMAGVHQIWTYDPETGTVEVAAGTTNEGLVDGPAAEAWFAQPSGLAATADRLWIADSETSALRYIDTEGDGYVVHTAVGTGLFDFGHRDGAADQALFQHPLGVTALPDGSVAVSDTYNHALRRFDPASGEVTTLATDLREPSDAVVVGEDVVVVESARHRLTRLRLPEEAVQVESVAHRTRREATDVAPGRLRLDVVFQAPKGQKLDQRYGPSTRLLVSSTPPELLLAGEGTGTDLFRELELNPDLTEGVLHVSAMAASCDDPDGGTSQAEGSGGEYPACHVHQQDWGVPVRLTADGATRLPLILAGMDA, encoded by the coding sequence ATGAACGACTCTCCGCGCGCTCGCGCTCGTGTCCGTGCCCCCGAGCTGATCGGCAAGGGCGGCTGGCTCAACACCGGCGGAGACGATCTGACCCTCATGGACCTGAGGGGCAAGATCGTTCTGCTCGATTTCTGGACCTTCTGCTGCATCAACTGCCTGCACGTCCTCGACGAGCTGCGCGAGCTGGAGGAGAAGCACCGCGACACCCTGGTGATCGTCGGGGTGCACTCGCCGAAGTTCGTGCACGAGGCCGAGCACCAGGCGGTCGTCGACGCCGTCGAGCGGTACGAGGTGCATCACCCGGTGCTGGACGACCCGGAGCTGGCGACCTGGAAGCAGTACGCGGTACGGGCGTGGCCGACGCTCGTCGTGATCGACCCCGAGGGGTATGTCGTCGCCCAGCACGCCGGCGAGGGCCACGCCAACGCGATCCGGACCCTCGTGGAGGAGCTGGAGGCGGAGCACGAGGCGAAGGGGACGCTGCGGCGCGGGGACGGGCCCTACGTGCCGCCGGAGCCGGTCGCGACCGATCTGCGGTTCCCCGGGAAGACGGTGCTGCTCCCGTCCGGGAACCTCCTCGTCTCCGACACCACCCGGCACCAGCTCGTCGAGCTCGCGGAGGACGGCGAGACGGTCGTACGGCGGATCGGCGACGACGGGGAGTTCCGCGAGCCGCAGGGGCTCGCCCTGCTGCCGGACGGCACCGTCGTGGTCGCCGACACGGTCAACCACGCCCTCAAGACCTTCGACCCCGAGAGCGGCGCGATCGAGCGGATCGCCGGGACCGGCCGTCAGTGGTGGCAGGGCTCCCCCACCTCCGGGCCCGCCCTCGACGTCGATCTGTCCTCGCCGTGGGACGTCGCCTGGTGGCAGGGCAAGGTGTGGATCGCGATGGCCGGTGTGCACCAGATCTGGACGTACGACCCCGAGACCGGGACCGTCGAGGTCGCGGCCGGGACCACCAACGAGGGCCTGGTCGACGGGCCCGCCGCCGAGGCCTGGTTCGCGCAGCCCTCCGGGCTCGCCGCCACCGCCGACCGGCTGTGGATCGCCGACTCCGAGACCAGCGCGCTCCGCTACATCGACACGGAGGGCGACGGATACGTCGTCCACACGGCCGTCGGCACCGGGCTCTTCGACTTCGGGCACCGCGACGGCGCCGCCGACCAGGCGCTGTTCCAGCACCCGCTCGGCGTGACCGCGCTGCCCGACGGCTCGGTCGCCGTCTCCGACACGTACAACCACGCCCTGCGCCGCTTCGACCCGGCGAGCGGCGAGGTCACCACCCTCGCCACCGATCTGCGCGAGCCGAGCGACGCGGTCGTCGTCGGCGAGGACGTCGTGGTGGTCGAGTCCGCCCGGCACCGGCTCACCCGGCTCCGGCTGCCGGAGGAGGCAGTCCAGGTCGAGTCGGTCGCCCACCGCACCCGGCGCGAGGCCACCGACGTCGCCCCGGGCCGGCTCCGCCTCGACGTGGTCTTCCAGGCACCGAAGGGCCAGAAGCTGGACCAGCGGTACGGGCCCTCCACCCGGCTGCTGGTCTCCTCGACCCCGCCCGAGCTGCTGCTCGCCGGCGAGGGCACCGGCACGGACCTCTTCCGCGAGCTGGAGCTGAACCCGGACCTGACGGAGGGCGTGCTCCACGTCTCCGCCATGGCCGCGTCCTGCGACGACCCGGATGGGGGTACCTCCCAGGCCGAAGGCTCTGGGGGAGAGTACCCGGCCTGCCACGTCCACCAGCAGGACTGGGGCGTCCCGGTCCGCCTCACGGCCGACGGCGCGACCCGGCTCCCGCTGATCCTCGCGGGGATGGACGCCTAG
- a CDS encoding pirin family protein — protein sequence MPAVTVENPLTLPRVSAAADAVARPVLAVTTAPQGFEGEGFPVRRAFAGINYQYLDPFIMMDQMGEVEYAPGEPKGTPWHPHRGFETVTYIIDGIFDHKDSQGGGGTITNGDTQWMTAGSGLLHIEAPPEHLVVSGGLFHGLQLWVNLPASDKMMAPRYQDIRGGQVQLLTTPDGGALLRVIAGELDGHQGPGITHTPITMIHATIRPGAEINLPWREDFNGLAYVLAGRGTVGADRRPVHMGQTAVFGKGGALTVRADEKQDGNTPDLEVVLLGGQPIREPMAHYGPFVMNTQAELRQAFEDFQAGRLGTIPAVHGMGE from the coding sequence ATGCCCGCCGTGACTGTCGAGAACCCGCTCACCCTGCCCCGCGTCAGCGCCGCCGCCGACGCCGTCGCCCGCCCGGTGCTCGCCGTGACCACGGCCCCGCAGGGCTTCGAGGGCGAGGGCTTCCCCGTGCGCCGCGCCTTCGCGGGCATCAACTACCAGTACCTCGACCCGTTCATCATGATGGACCAGATGGGCGAGGTGGAGTACGCGCCGGGCGAGCCCAAGGGCACGCCCTGGCACCCGCACCGCGGCTTCGAGACCGTCACCTACATCATCGACGGGATCTTCGACCACAAGGACTCGCAGGGCGGTGGCGGCACCATCACCAACGGCGACACCCAGTGGATGACCGCCGGCTCGGGCCTGCTCCACATCGAGGCCCCGCCGGAGCACCTCGTCGTCAGCGGCGGCCTCTTCCACGGCCTCCAGCTGTGGGTGAACCTGCCGGCGAGCGACAAGATGATGGCCCCCCGCTACCAGGACATCCGCGGCGGCCAGGTCCAGCTGCTCACCACGCCCGACGGCGGCGCGCTGCTCCGCGTCATCGCCGGCGAGCTGGACGGGCACCAGGGCCCGGGCATCACCCACACCCCGATCACGATGATCCACGCGACCATCCGCCCCGGCGCCGAGATCAACCTGCCGTGGCGCGAGGACTTCAACGGCCTCGCGTACGTCCTGGCCGGCCGCGGCACCGTCGGCGCCGACCGGCGCCCGGTCCACATGGGCCAGACGGCCGTCTTCGGCAAGGGCGGGGCGCTCACCGTGCGCGCCGACGAGAAGCAGGACGGGAACACCCCGGACCTGGAGGTCGTGCTCCTGGGCGGGCAGCCGATCCGCGAGCCCATGGCGCACTACGGCCCGTTCGTCATGAACACCCAGGCCGAACTCCGCCAGGCCTTCGAGGACTTCCAGGCGGGCCGGCTCGGCACGATCCCGGCGGTGCACGGGATGGGCGAGTAG
- a CDS encoding AI-2E family transporter, which yields MPAEARPLLPEGARRTAAWCGVALLVAGVAAVFVWLCVVFKTAVTPALLALLGTALLGPLHRRLLRMKVQKSLAAGLTVLAVLAVVGGATYVVVAALVDTGAQIVDSLRQAAQDIAKHFGAAGTSLDDLAENAKQLLAKFGGTAASGVISGLSVVGQMMATAALALVLIFFFLRDSDRAVDVLRSVAPRSTGDVVEAMGRRAFEAVEGFMRGTTFVALVDAVLIGTGLLVLRVPGAVGLAALVFITAYIPYLGAFLSGAIAVLVALADRGFVIALWVLGVVLAVQMIEGYLLQPLVQSRTVQMHPAVVMLAITAGASVAGILGMLLAVPLTAAFFGVVGELRSRYGAPAGPS from the coding sequence ATGCCCGCCGAAGCACGCCCGCTGCTGCCCGAAGGCGCCCGCCGCACCGCCGCCTGGTGCGGCGTCGCGCTGCTCGTCGCCGGGGTCGCGGCCGTCTTCGTCTGGCTGTGCGTGGTCTTCAAGACGGCGGTGACCCCGGCCCTGCTCGCCCTGCTCGGCACCGCGCTCCTCGGCCCGCTCCACCGGCGGCTGCTGCGCATGAAGGTGCAGAAGTCGCTGGCCGCCGGGCTGACCGTGCTCGCCGTGCTCGCGGTGGTGGGCGGAGCCACGTACGTCGTCGTCGCCGCCCTCGTCGACACCGGCGCCCAGATCGTCGACTCGCTGCGGCAGGCCGCCCAGGACATCGCCAAGCACTTCGGCGCGGCCGGCACCTCGCTCGACGACCTCGCCGAGAACGCGAAGCAGCTCCTCGCGAAGTTCGGCGGGACGGCGGCCTCCGGGGTGATCTCCGGGCTCAGCGTGGTCGGCCAGATGATGGCCACCGCCGCCCTCGCCCTCGTCCTCATCTTCTTCTTCCTGCGCGACTCCGACCGGGCGGTGGACGTGCTCCGCTCGGTCGCCCCCCGCTCCACCGGCGACGTCGTGGAGGCGATGGGGCGGCGCGCCTTCGAGGCCGTCGAGGGCTTCATGCGCGGGACGACCTTCGTGGCGCTCGTCGACGCGGTCCTGATCGGGACCGGCCTGCTCGTGCTGCGGGTGCCGGGCGCGGTCGGACTCGCCGCGCTCGTCTTCATCACCGCCTACATCCCGTACCTCGGCGCCTTCCTCTCCGGCGCCATCGCTGTACTCGTCGCCCTCGCCGACCGGGGTTTCGTCATCGCGCTGTGGGTGCTCGGCGTCGTCCTCGCCGTCCAGATGATCGAGGGCTATCTGCTCCAGCCGCTCGTCCAGTCCCGCACCGTGCAGATGCACCCGGCCGTCGTCATGCTGGCGATCACCGCCGGGGCCTCGGTCGCCGGCATCCTCGGCATGCTCCTCGCCGTGCCGCTGACCGCCGCCTTCTTCGGCGTCGTCGGGGAGCTGCGCAGCCGGTACGGGGCGCCGGCCGGCCCGTCCTGA
- a CDS encoding M18 family aminopeptidase, with the protein MSSAPSRFDRGHTDDLMTFLAASPSPYHVVANAAGRLEKAGFRKVEETDAWDGTSGGKYVIRGGAIIAWYVPEGAAPHTPFRIVGAHTDSPNLRVKPQPDFGREGWRQIAVEIYGGPLLNSWLDRDLGLAGRLTLRDGSTHLVNVDRPLLRVPQLAIHLDRQVNEGMKLERQRHMQPIWGLGEVHEGDLVSFVAEEAGVDAEDVAGWDLMVHALEAPAYLGRDRELLAGPRMDNLISVHACVAALTAAVARDGAALPYIPVLAAFDHEENGSEADTGAHGPLLGNVLERSVYARGGGYEDKARALAGSVCLSSDVGHAVHPNYSERHDPTHHPRPNGGPILKVNVNQRYATDGSGRAVFATACEKAGVPWQSFVSNNDMPCGTTIGPITAARHGIATVDIGVACLSMHSARELCGAEDPHHLANALLAFLEG; encoded by the coding sequence ATGAGTAGCGCACCTTCCCGCTTCGACCGCGGCCACACCGATGACCTCATGACCTTCCTGGCGGCCTCGCCGTCGCCGTACCACGTGGTGGCCAACGCGGCCGGGCGACTGGAGAAGGCCGGCTTCCGCAAGGTCGAGGAGACCGACGCCTGGGACGGGACGTCCGGCGGGAAGTACGTGATCCGCGGCGGCGCGATCATCGCGTGGTACGTGCCGGAGGGCGCCGCCCCGCACACCCCCTTCCGGATCGTCGGCGCGCACACCGACTCGCCGAACCTGCGGGTCAAGCCGCAGCCCGACTTCGGCCGCGAGGGCTGGCGCCAGATCGCCGTCGAGATCTACGGCGGACCGCTGCTCAACAGCTGGCTCGACCGCGACCTGGGCCTGGCCGGCCGGCTCACCCTCCGGGACGGAAGCACGCACCTGGTGAACGTGGACCGGCCGCTGCTGCGCGTGCCGCAGCTCGCCATCCACCTGGACCGCCAGGTCAACGAGGGCATGAAGCTGGAGCGCCAGCGCCACATGCAGCCCATCTGGGGCCTGGGCGAGGTCCACGAGGGAGACCTCGTGTCGTTCGTCGCCGAGGAGGCGGGCGTCGACGCCGAGGACGTGGCGGGCTGGGACCTGATGGTGCACGCCCTGGAGGCCCCCGCCTACCTGGGCCGCGACCGCGAGCTGCTCGCCGGCCCGCGCATGGACAACCTCATCTCGGTGCACGCCTGCGTCGCCGCGCTCACCGCCGCCGTGGCGCGGGACGGCGCCGCCCTCCCGTACATCCCGGTCCTCGCCGCCTTCGACCACGAGGAGAACGGCTCGGAGGCCGACACCGGCGCCCACGGCCCGCTGCTCGGGAACGTCCTGGAGCGCTCGGTGTACGCGCGGGGCGGCGGTTACGAGGACAAGGCGCGGGCCCTCGCCGGCTCGGTCTGCCTCTCCTCCGACGTCGGCCACGCCGTGCACCCCAACTACAGCGAGCGCCACGACCCGACGCACCACCCGCGCCCCAACGGCGGCCCGATCCTCAAGGTGAACGTCAACCAGCGCTACGCGACCGACGGCAGCGGCCGCGCCGTGTTCGCCACCGCCTGCGAGAAGGCGGGCGTGCCCTGGCAGTCCTTCGTCTCCAACAACGACATGCCGTGCGGCACGACGATCGGCCCGATCACCGCCGCCCGCCACGGCATCGCGACCGTCGACATCGGCGTGGCCTGCCTGTCGATGCACAGCGCCCGCGAACTGTGCGGCGCGGAGGACCCGCACCACCTGGCGAACGCGCTGCTGGCGTTCCTGGAGGGCTGA
- a CDS encoding SseB family protein produces MYGYEQNPGAQQQYAQPQQGQGQYAQPGMQQGMQGGMQGGMQGGYAQQQPLYPEPSPPSLADAVRAFTTGQLAAEDFQQIFATSKVYCPRGDNPGFLALHNTQQPVIPMFTTLKELRRYAGKESKYFVITGAEVIDLLPTGYGFVLDMEGDHRMVFDAKAVEQMVDYAMRRMYG; encoded by the coding sequence ATGTACGGCTACGAGCAGAACCCGGGTGCCCAGCAGCAGTACGCGCAGCCGCAGCAGGGGCAGGGGCAGTACGCCCAGCCCGGCATGCAGCAGGGCATGCAGGGCGGCATGCAGGGTGGCATGCAGGGCGGTTACGCCCAGCAGCAGCCCCTCTACCCCGAGCCGTCGCCGCCCTCGCTCGCGGACGCGGTGCGCGCCTTCACGACCGGGCAGCTGGCGGCCGAGGACTTCCAGCAGATCTTCGCGACCTCCAAGGTCTACTGCCCGCGCGGCGACAACCCCGGCTTCCTGGCGCTGCACAACACCCAGCAGCCGGTGATCCCGATGTTCACCACGCTGAAGGAGCTGCGGCGGTACGCGGGCAAGGAGTCCAAGTACTTCGTGATCACCGGCGCCGAGGTGATCGACCTGCTCCCGACCGGCTACGGCTTCGTCCTCGACATGGAGGGCGACCACCGGATGGTCTTCGACGCCAAGGCCGTGGAGCAGATGGTCGACTACGCGATGCGGCGGATGTACGGCTGA